A window from Kovacikia minuta CCNUW1 encodes these proteins:
- a CDS encoding CPBP family intramembrane glutamic endopeptidase produces MQRSPRRCALLALLLLVPASSVGAIMALMVAPGAIGQAVLVVTKIWMLLLPLIWLVWSDREKIRIPKPGVRELFDGAIVGALMFTTILAAYGLLGKQWINPVEVRAKAQQVGIVTPLVFLAGSIYWTVINSLLEEYVWRWFVFRQCEVLVPGMLAVALSAFCFTLHHMIELSVYFSDWRVVGLGSLAVFAAGAIWSGCYLIYRSIWTCYISHLMADWAIALVGWHLLFG; encoded by the coding sequence ATGCAGCGATCGCCTCGAAGGTGTGCATTGCTGGCGTTGTTACTGCTGGTGCCTGCTTCCAGTGTGGGCGCAATCATGGCATTGATGGTTGCACCAGGGGCGATCGGTCAAGCTGTTCTGGTTGTGACGAAGATCTGGATGCTGCTGCTGCCCCTGATCTGGCTGGTGTGGAGCGATCGGGAAAAGATCCGAATTCCCAAACCAGGAGTACGGGAATTATTTGATGGGGCGATCGTCGGGGCACTCATGTTTACAACGATTCTTGCTGCCTATGGGTTGTTGGGCAAACAGTGGATCAATCCTGTGGAAGTTCGGGCTAAAGCCCAACAGGTTGGAATTGTGACGCCGCTAGTTTTTCTGGCTGGTTCGATTTACTGGACAGTGATCAATTCCCTATTGGAAGAATACGTCTGGCGCTGGTTTGTTTTCCGTCAGTGTGAAGTTCTGGTGCCGGGGATGCTTGCGGTTGCACTTTCTGCTTTTTGTTTCACGCTGCATCACATGATTGAATTGTCGGTTTATTTTAGCGACTGGCGGGTGGTTGGCCTGGGCAGTTTAGCAGTGTTTGCAGCCGGAGCAATCTGGTCTGGTTGTTATCTCATTTATCGATCGATTTGGACCTGCTATATCAGCCATTTAATGGCAGATTGGGCAATCGCCCTGGTCGGCTGGCATCTCCTTTTTGGTTGA